A stretch of Crossiella cryophila DNA encodes these proteins:
- a CDS encoding helix-turn-helix transcriptional regulator, whose protein sequence is MVGTQLAPGQSFVAAVVELGGAGRARLNREDEHGHDLVHVFGGIGQVRSGEAISRLEEGDVLFLRAGVRHTLAAADGELLSLVLVSFPDPTWRAFADLAGLEAGRWVLDGPPPQVNLRYGDGTVPAAFRRALAGQSELARPMDLVRLWVEALPPLERALRSRAFHPVPGWLTQACVLFSSEEHLRAGVPGLLALASVSAGHLTRSMHRHYQCTPSEFVDQRRLAYAAMLLATTRLPVGAVAKRCGFNSQSYFARRFRERHGCSATEFRRSPVQSGS, encoded by the coding sequence ATGGTCGGCACGCAACTCGCCCCCGGGCAGTCCTTTGTCGCCGCCGTGGTCGAACTCGGCGGCGCCGGGCGCGCCCGGCTGAACCGGGAGGACGAGCACGGCCACGACCTGGTGCACGTCTTCGGCGGGATTGGCCAGGTGCGTTCCGGCGAGGCCATTTCCCGGCTGGAAGAGGGCGATGTGCTGTTCCTGCGCGCCGGGGTCCGGCACACCCTGGCCGCGGCCGACGGCGAACTGTTGTCGCTGGTGCTGGTGTCCTTCCCGGACCCCACCTGGCGGGCCTTCGCCGACCTGGCCGGGCTGGAGGCCGGGCGGTGGGTGCTGGACGGGCCGCCGCCGCAGGTCAACCTGCGTTACGGCGACGGCACCGTGCCGGCCGCGTTCCGCCGGGCGCTGGCCGGGCAGAGCGAACTGGCGCGGCCGATGGACCTGGTGCGACTGTGGGTGGAGGCGCTGCCGCCGCTGGAACGCGCGCTGCGCAGCCGGGCCTTCCACCCGGTGCCCGGCTGGCTCACCCAGGCGTGTGTGCTGTTCAGCTCAGAGGAGCACCTGCGGGCCGGGGTGCCGGGGCTGCTCGCGCTGGCCTCGGTCAGTGCAGGGCATCTGACCAGGTCGATGCACCGGCACTACCAGTGCACGCCGAGTGAGTTCGTGGACCAGCGGCGGCTGGCCTACGCCGCGATGCTGCTGGCCACCACCCGGCTGCCGGTGGGCGCGGTGGCCAAGCGGTGCGGGTTCAACAGCCAGTCCTACTTCGCCCGCCGATTCCGCGAACGGCACGGCTGCAGCGCCACCGAGTTCCGCCGGTCCCCGGTGCAGAGTGGTAGTTAA
- a CDS encoding FHA domain-containing protein, translating into MTRAGKALPDKRLPATHDSLAFGVPSSAPGTMYALVSSGGLAVPPREGRTVLFGRNRPEVHVCIGEDDRHISRHHGRLVHRDEQWWVGNVGRRPIRLPESRLLFTDEEPVPLTEGYTPLFIRGSGGREHLLELYVAGRDGQRRGAGRDEATTPPRTWRLTTTERLALTALGQRYLRHEAGAQPLSRREAAACLDRLRPGEGWTIKRVEHLLLGVRGRLSRAGVPGLTREEVGEPVGNALNDNLFRELMVSTTLVPPDLDWLHED; encoded by the coding sequence ATGACCCGGGCCGGGAAAGCCTTGCCGGACAAGCGATTGCCCGCCACCCACGACAGTCTGGCCTTCGGTGTGCCGTCCTCGGCGCCGGGCACCATGTACGCGCTGGTCAGCTCCGGCGGGCTGGCGGTGCCGCCGAGGGAGGGCCGGACCGTCCTTTTCGGACGGAACCGGCCCGAGGTGCACGTGTGCATCGGCGAGGACGACCGGCACATCAGCCGCCACCACGGCAGGCTGGTGCACCGGGACGAGCAGTGGTGGGTGGGCAACGTGGGCAGGCGGCCGATCCGGCTGCCCGAGTCCCGGCTGCTGTTCACCGACGAGGAACCCGTGCCGCTGACCGAGGGCTACACGCCGCTGTTCATCCGCGGTTCCGGCGGCCGGGAACACCTCCTGGAGCTGTACGTGGCCGGGCGGGACGGTCAGCGCCGGGGCGCGGGCCGGGACGAGGCCACCACCCCGCCGCGCACCTGGCGGCTCACCACGACCGAACGGCTCGCGCTGACCGCGCTGGGCCAGCGCTACCTGCGGCACGAGGCGGGCGCCCAACCGCTGTCCCGCCGCGAGGCCGCCGCCTGCCTGGACCGGCTGCGCCCCGGCGAGGGCTGGACGATCAAACGGGTCGAGCACCTGCTGCTCGGCGTGCGCGGCAGGCTCTCCCGCGCCGGGGTGCCCGGACTGACCAGGGAGGAGGTGGGCGAGCCGGTGGGCAACGCGCTCAACGACAACCTCTTCCGCGAACTCATGGTCTCCACCACCCTGGTCCCACCGGACCTGGACTGGCTGCACGAGGACTAG
- a CDS encoding ParB/RepB/Spo0J family partition protein, with protein sequence MDNSAVPAWAPDGVPVTVAVSQLDLAGSPRVSGENPEHVKVLAGMAGLPPILVHRPSMRVIDGAHRLRAAVLNGERTIEVRYFDGDDRAAFVLGVRANVAHGLPLSLAERKAAAVRIMGLYPDWSDRAVATSAGLAAKTVAKLRRVWQPGPAAPPVRVGLDGRSRPLDAAAGRRKAAALIGVRPDASLREIAGLAGVSPQTVSDVRDRLRAGRSPVPGTGAPRRGYRRDDGPHDPMVALREIRRDPSLRFTENGRQLLRWVEANLATPTGWSGLLDSVPAHWAPVLSALARDCSAALRQFAEELEQLDRPDAVPARRS encoded by the coding sequence ATGGACAACAGTGCTGTCCCGGCCTGGGCGCCGGACGGGGTTCCGGTCACCGTCGCGGTTTCCCAGCTGGACCTGGCCGGTTCGCCCCGGGTTTCCGGGGAGAACCCGGAACACGTCAAGGTGCTCGCCGGAATGGCGGGTCTGCCGCCGATCCTGGTGCACCGGCCGTCGATGCGGGTGATCGACGGCGCGCACCGGTTGCGCGCGGCGGTGCTCAACGGCGAGCGCACCATCGAGGTGCGTTACTTCGACGGTGACGACCGGGCCGCGTTCGTGCTGGGCGTGCGGGCGAATGTGGCGCACGGCCTGCCGTTGAGCCTGGCCGAGCGCAAGGCCGCGGCGGTGCGGATCATGGGTCTGTACCCGGACTGGTCGGACCGCGCGGTGGCCACCTCGGCCGGGCTGGCCGCCAAGACGGTGGCCAAACTGCGCCGGGTCTGGCAGCCAGGGCCCGCCGCGCCGCCGGTCCGGGTCGGCCTGGACGGCCGCTCCCGCCCCTTGGACGCCGCCGCGGGCAGGCGCAAGGCCGCGGCGCTGATCGGGGTCCGGCCGGACGCCTCGCTGCGGGAGATCGCCGGGCTGGCCGGGGTGTCCCCGCAGACGGTCAGCGATGTGCGCGACCGGCTGCGGGCAGGCCGGTCGCCGGTGCCGGGGACCGGGGCGCCGCGGCGTGGTTACCGGCGGGACGACGGTCCGCACGACCCGATGGTGGCGCTGCGGGAGATCCGCCGCGATCCGAGCCTGCGCTTCACCGAGAACGGGCGGCAGCTGCTGCGCTGGGTGGAGGCCAACCTGGCCACGCCGACCGGGTGGTCGGGACTGCTGGACAGCGTGCCCGCGCACTGGGCGCCGGTGCTCTCCGCGCTGGCCAGGGACTGCTCGGCGGCACTGCGTCAGTTCGCCGAGGAGCTGGAGCAGCTGGACCGGCCCGACGCGGTGCCCGCGCGGCGGTCCTGA
- a CDS encoding DUF742 domain-containing protein translates to MTAIDPVVLFGPPDPVPLVRPYTRTGGRTGVDCGLLLESLLCADNAARRRRWLLPPEHEVIMALCQAPHSVAEVAAHTGLPLGVARVLLADMLELGLLLTCHSREFAEPPSLEFMARVLRGLHAL, encoded by the coding sequence ATGACCGCGATCGACCCGGTGGTGCTGTTCGGCCCGCCCGATCCGGTGCCGCTGGTGCGCCCCTACACCCGCACCGGCGGGCGCACCGGCGTGGACTGCGGGCTGCTGCTGGAATCCCTGCTGTGCGCGGACAACGCGGCCCGGCGCAGGCGCTGGCTGCTGCCACCCGAACACGAGGTGATCATGGCGTTGTGCCAGGCGCCGCATTCGGTGGCCGAGGTGGCCGCGCACACCGGGTTGCCGCTGGGGGTGGCCAGGGTGCTGCTGGCGGACATGCTGGAGCTGGGCCTGCTGCTGACCTGTCACAGCCGGGAGTTCGCCGAGCCGCCCTCACTGGAGTTCATGGCCAGGGTGCTGCGCGGCCTGCACGCGCTATGA